In a single window of the Nocardiopsis composta genome:
- a CDS encoding arylsulfatase, whose product MPSPDPSHPAVPDHARGYEGFGGTVGRTTAESTPWWPETPAAPPGAPNIVVVVVDDMGFSDIGPFGSEIPTPNLDRLAGSGLRLTNYHTTPVCSPARAALLTGINPHRAGYGSVANSDPGYPGLRLELADDVLSLPEALRANGYATYAVGKWHLARDADLAPGRTRASWPLQRGFDRYYGSLEGLNSFFHPNQLTSDNSAVPAESHPDGYYLTDDLTDQAVSMIKDLRAHEADKPFFLYFAHVAMHGPLQAKRSDIARHRGRYAQGWDAVRERRFARQLEEGLFPPGTRQAPRNTEPGYDVEPWDALTGEERERYARYMEVYAAMVDSVDQSVGRILDTVEAFGELENTIVVFTSDNGGTAEGGPEGTRSYLSRFVHHPVPGDWEYDVAHTAALIGSERLGVHYPRGWGQASNTPFRFYKGQTFAGGVRVPFIVSWPAGLPRAAGDDGIRRQYAYVTDLAPTLLDLAGLTAPAHRHGLPAKERDGVSAAPFLRDPAAPAPHTAQYAEFGGHRGFYRDGWKLVTLHKPGTPFDDAEWRLYRVDEDPTELEDVAAAHPEKVRELAAAWEEAAWRNTVFPLVDRGFSGAPQRRPEEARLSRPVRLLPGTPVLERYRSSRLVQYRDFTVEAELDGRAAGDDGVLVSHGDPQAGYVLYIEGGRLRFGYNAYGRVDVLDGGTVPGDVRSVRLHAAAASGLRWDFTLSIAAGDGPPCTVAVLPGRFQLVGMAPWTGISVGRDARGPVLWELRERHGTFPFTGALRAVTYTPGPLAVPAEAVEEIRREAEALAD is encoded by the coding sequence ATGCCCAGTCCCGACCCGTCGCACCCCGCCGTCCCCGACCACGCCCGAGGCTACGAGGGCTTCGGCGGGACCGTCGGACGCACCACCGCCGAATCCACCCCCTGGTGGCCCGAGACCCCTGCGGCGCCCCCGGGCGCGCCCAACATCGTCGTCGTGGTCGTCGACGACATGGGGTTCAGCGACATCGGCCCGTTCGGCTCCGAGATCCCCACCCCCAACCTGGACCGGCTCGCCGGCTCCGGGCTGAGGCTGACCAACTACCACACCACCCCGGTCTGCTCCCCGGCCCGCGCCGCGCTGCTGACCGGCATCAACCCGCACCGGGCCGGATACGGATCGGTCGCCAACTCCGACCCCGGCTACCCCGGGCTGCGCCTGGAGCTCGCCGACGACGTGCTGAGCCTGCCCGAGGCGCTGCGCGCCAACGGCTACGCCACCTACGCCGTCGGCAAGTGGCACCTGGCCCGCGACGCCGACCTCGCCCCGGGCCGCACCCGCGCCTCCTGGCCGCTGCAGCGCGGCTTCGACCGCTACTACGGCTCCCTGGAGGGCCTCAACTCCTTCTTCCACCCCAACCAGCTCACCTCGGACAACTCCGCGGTGCCGGCGGAGTCCCACCCCGACGGCTACTACCTCACCGACGACCTGACCGACCAGGCCGTCTCGATGATCAAGGACCTGCGCGCGCACGAGGCGGACAAGCCGTTCTTCCTGTACTTCGCGCACGTGGCGATGCACGGTCCGCTGCAGGCCAAGCGCTCCGACATCGCCCGGCACCGCGGCCGCTACGCCCAGGGGTGGGACGCGGTGCGCGAGCGCCGGTTCGCCCGGCAGCTGGAGGAAGGCCTCTTCCCGCCGGGCACCCGGCAGGCGCCGCGCAACACCGAGCCCGGCTACGACGTCGAGCCCTGGGACGCGCTCACCGGTGAGGAGCGCGAGCGCTACGCCCGCTACATGGAGGTCTACGCCGCCATGGTGGACAGCGTCGACCAGAGCGTCGGCCGGATCCTGGACACCGTCGAGGCATTCGGCGAACTGGAGAACACCATCGTGGTGTTCACCTCCGACAACGGCGGCACCGCCGAGGGCGGGCCGGAGGGCACCCGCAGCTACCTCTCCCGGTTCGTGCACCACCCGGTGCCCGGCGACTGGGAGTACGACGTCGCGCACACCGCCGCGCTGATCGGCTCCGAGCGGCTCGGCGTGCACTACCCGCGCGGCTGGGGCCAGGCCTCCAACACCCCGTTCCGGTTCTACAAGGGGCAGACCTTCGCCGGCGGCGTGCGGGTGCCGTTCATCGTCTCCTGGCCCGCCGGACTGCCCCGCGCCGCCGGCGACGACGGGATCCGCCGCCAGTACGCCTACGTCACCGACCTCGCCCCGACCCTGCTGGACCTGGCCGGGCTGACCGCGCCCGCGCACCGGCACGGCCTGCCGGCCAAGGAGCGCGACGGGGTGAGCGCCGCCCCGTTCCTGCGCGACCCCGCCGCCCCCGCCCCGCACACCGCGCAGTACGCCGAGTTCGGCGGGCACCGCGGCTTCTACCGGGACGGCTGGAAACTGGTCACCCTGCACAAGCCCGGCACCCCCTTCGACGACGCCGAGTGGCGGCTCTACCGGGTCGACGAGGACCCCACCGAACTGGAGGACGTGGCCGCCGCCCACCCGGAGAAGGTGCGCGAACTCGCCGCTGCCTGGGAGGAGGCGGCCTGGCGCAACACCGTCTTCCCCCTGGTCGACCGGGGCTTCTCCGGGGCGCCGCAGCGCCGCCCGGAGGAGGCCCGGCTCTCCCGGCCGGTGCGGCTGCTGCCCGGCACCCCGGTGCTGGAGCGCTACCGCTCCTCCCGCCTGGTCCAGTACCGCGACTTCACCGTCGAGGCGGAGCTGGACGGCCGGGCCGCCGGCGACGACGGGGTCCTGGTCTCCCACGGCGACCCGCAGGCCGGCTACGTCCTCTACATCGAGGGCGGCCGGCTGCGGTTCGGCTACAACGCCTACGGCCGGGTGGACGTCCTGGACGGCGGGACCGTCCCCGGCGACGTCCGCTCGGTGCGGCTGCACGCCGCGGCCGCCTCCGGGCTGCGCTGGGACTTCACCCTCTCCATCGCCGCCGGCGACGGGCCGCCGTGCACCGTCGCGGTGCTGCCCGGCCGCTTCCAGCTGGTCGGCATGGCGCCCTGGACCGGCATCTCGGTGGGGCGCGACGCCCGCGGCCCGGTCCTGTGGGAGCTGCGCGAGAGGCACGGCACCTTCCCGTTCACCGGCGCGCTGCGCGCCGTCACCTACACCCCCGGGCCGCTCGCCGTCCCGGCCGAGGCCGTCGAGGAGATCCGCCGCGAGGCCGAGGCCCTCGCCGACTGA
- a CDS encoding ABC transporter substrate-binding protein — protein sequence MARGTTTTGAGLAALALLGASACSAASGDDGGTVLRIGELGAVPAAPALLEAAGVDQDLPYEIEWKQFANAGPEYVEAAGVDEVDLGVTADTPLIFADAADAGLKAVAVVSIDAPEEQSDNAILVPAGSDASSVADLEGARVAFQEGTITQYHVIKALESEGLGLDDIEPVNLPVTDGVTALQNGEVDALATLQTHWAQAEADGARALVTGSGLIAGNSLVSARAEAIGDPDLGPAIEDYLGRLAEAVQWKEEHPEEWAEIYAGLSGLPEEVVLASEERAASSVGPVTDEAVAAQQDQSDVYLEVGVLDERQDAAGQFDPSYNGVFGAPTELGGD from the coding sequence ATGGCACGAGGCACGACCACCACCGGAGCGGGCCTGGCGGCCCTGGCCCTGCTGGGGGCGTCCGCCTGCTCGGCCGCGTCCGGAGACGACGGCGGCACGGTGCTGCGCATCGGGGAGCTGGGGGCGGTGCCCGCCGCCCCGGCGCTGCTGGAGGCCGCCGGAGTCGACCAGGACCTGCCCTACGAGATCGAGTGGAAGCAGTTCGCCAACGCCGGCCCGGAGTACGTCGAGGCCGCCGGGGTGGACGAGGTCGACCTGGGCGTCACCGCCGACACCCCGCTGATCTTCGCCGACGCCGCGGACGCCGGGCTCAAGGCGGTCGCGGTGGTCTCCATCGACGCCCCCGAGGAGCAGTCGGACAACGCGATCCTGGTCCCCGCCGGATCCGACGCCTCCTCCGTCGCCGACCTGGAGGGCGCCCGGGTCGCCTTCCAGGAGGGCACCATCACCCAGTACCACGTGATCAAGGCGCTGGAGTCGGAAGGGCTCGGCCTGGACGACATCGAACCGGTCAACCTGCCGGTCACCGACGGCGTCACGGCGCTGCAGAACGGCGAGGTCGACGCGCTGGCCACGCTGCAGACGCACTGGGCCCAGGCCGAGGCGGACGGGGCCCGGGCGCTGGTCACCGGCTCCGGGCTGATCGCCGGCAACTCCCTGGTCTCCGCCCGTGCCGAGGCGATCGGCGACCCCGACCTGGGCCCGGCCATCGAGGACTACCTCGGCCGCCTCGCCGAGGCGGTGCAGTGGAAGGAGGAGCACCCCGAGGAGTGGGCCGAGATCTACGCGGGCCTGTCCGGGCTGCCCGAGGAGGTCGTCCTGGCCTCGGAGGAGCGGGCCGCCTCCAGCGTCGGCCCGGTCACCGACGAGGCGGTCGCCGCCCAGCAGGACCAGTCCGACGTCTACCTGGAGGTCGGCGTGCTCGACGAGCGCCAGGACGCAGCCGGCCAGTTCGACCCCTCCTACAACGGGGTGTTCGGCGCCCCCACCGAACTCGGCGGGGACTGA
- a CDS encoding FAD/NAD(P)-binding protein: MSGARAGGGAGRPLVLAVVGAGPRGTSLVERIAANAAEAAPGRRVEVHVVDPHPPGGGRIWRRRQSPLLWMNTTADDCTLYPDASVACAGPVHGGPTLTQWAARLAEGRLPAPPGFTADPQDIAEARRVHGGWFATRRLQSAYLSWVFYRACAADPRVRVRPHRAGVRDLVGLPDGRQRLVLSGGARPIDADAVLLAQGNVEVDPGLQERRTATEAAARGLDYLPPASTADAPLDRVPAGEPVLVRGLGLAFIDAMVLLTSGRGGTFHRDGAGRLHYRRSGGEPVILAGSRRGVPYHSKIHYGLPGERPRPPRALAADALARLGDGPLDLARDLWPRALHDIAEAAHRELALSHPDRLAMDPERFLARLDEAEPGGPEAQALIARAIPDPADRFDAERIDRPLAGRRFASRAGLQRWAVGYIEADLHRRRDPRYSPDLAVFHALLAVAGILFELVRAGRVAAESADRDMPRFMGFFSFLASGPPGPRLEELLALARAGVVRFLGADTEITVAGDGFRARSASAPGEAAARTLIDARLPELRLERVRDPLLASLKRRGEIRERVPTGLIDADPADQRVRDAAGRPHPARFAAGVLVAGGAGSGGFPRPGTGAPFFSQNDALAREALAAALQVSAGGSGEGGPDAAEPAAEPAEPRS; this comes from the coding sequence GTGAGCGGAGCACGGGCCGGCGGCGGCGCGGGCCGCCCCCTGGTGCTGGCGGTGGTCGGGGCGGGGCCGCGCGGCACCTCGCTGGTGGAGCGGATCGCGGCCAACGCCGCGGAGGCCGCCCCGGGGCGGCGGGTCGAGGTGCACGTGGTCGACCCGCACCCGCCCGGCGGCGGGCGGATCTGGCGGCGCCGGCAGTCGCCGCTGCTCTGGATGAACACCACCGCCGACGACTGCACGCTCTACCCCGACGCGTCGGTGGCGTGCGCGGGCCCGGTGCACGGCGGCCCGACGCTGACCCAGTGGGCGGCGCGGCTCGCCGAAGGGCGGCTGCCCGCCCCGCCCGGGTTCACCGCCGACCCGCAGGACATCGCGGAGGCCCGCAGGGTGCACGGCGGCTGGTTCGCCACCCGGCGGCTGCAGAGCGCCTACCTGTCCTGGGTCTTCTACCGCGCCTGCGCCGCCGACCCCCGGGTCCGGGTGCGGCCGCACCGCGCCGGGGTGCGCGACCTGGTCGGCCTGCCCGACGGCCGGCAGCGCCTGGTGCTGTCCGGAGGCGCCCGCCCGATCGACGCCGACGCCGTTCTGCTCGCGCAGGGCAACGTCGAGGTCGACCCCGGCCTGCAGGAGCGGCGGACCGCCACCGAGGCCGCCGCGCGCGGGCTGGACTACCTCCCTCCGGCGTCCACCGCCGACGCCCCGCTGGACCGGGTCCCGGCCGGCGAGCCGGTCCTGGTCCGCGGGCTCGGCCTGGCCTTCATCGACGCGATGGTGCTGCTCACCTCGGGGCGCGGCGGGACCTTCCACCGGGACGGCGCCGGCCGGCTGCACTACCGCCGCTCCGGCGGGGAGCCGGTGATCCTGGCCGGCTCGCGCCGGGGCGTTCCCTACCACTCCAAGATCCACTACGGCCTGCCGGGGGAGCGGCCGCGCCCGCCGCGCGCCCTCGCCGCCGACGCCCTCGCCCGGCTCGGCGACGGCCCGCTGGACCTCGCCCGCGACCTGTGGCCGCGGGCGCTGCACGATATCGCCGAGGCGGCCCACCGCGAGCTGGCCCTGTCCCACCCGGACCGGCTGGCCATGGACCCCGAGCGGTTCCTGGCCCGGCTGGACGAGGCCGAGCCGGGCGGCCCCGAAGCGCAGGCGCTGATCGCCCGGGCGATCCCCGATCCGGCGGACCGCTTCGACGCGGAGCGGATCGACCGGCCGCTGGCCGGGCGCCGGTTCGCCTCGCGGGCCGGCCTGCAGCGGTGGGCGGTCGGCTACATCGAGGCGGACCTGCACCGCCGCCGCGACCCGCGGTACAGCCCCGACCTGGCCGTGTTCCACGCCCTGCTCGCGGTGGCCGGCATCCTGTTCGAGCTGGTGCGCGCCGGGCGGGTCGCGGCCGAGTCCGCCGACCGCGACATGCCCCGCTTCATGGGCTTCTTCAGCTTCCTGGCGAGCGGGCCGCCCGGCCCCCGGCTGGAGGAGCTGCTGGCGCTGGCCCGCGCGGGCGTGGTCCGCTTCCTGGGCGCCGACACCGAGATCACCGTCGCCGGCGACGGGTTCCGGGCCCGGTCGGCCAGCGCGCCCGGCGAGGCGGCGGCGCGGACCCTGATCGACGCGCGCCTGCCCGAGCTGCGCCTGGAGCGGGTCCGCGACCCCCTGCTGGCCTCGCTGAAGCGGCGCGGGGAGATCCGCGAGCGCGTCCCCACCGGACTCATCGACGCCGACCCCGCGGACCAGCGGGTGCGCGACGCCGCCGGCCGGCCGCACCCCGCCCGGTTCGCCGCCGGGGTGCTGGTCGCGGGAGGGGCGGGCTCGGGTGGATTCCCCCGCCCGGGCACCGGCGCCCCGTTCTTCTCGCAGAACGACGCCCTGGCCCGGGAAGCGCTGGCCGCCGCCCTCCAGGTCTCCGCGGGCGGCTCCGGGGAAGGGGGCCCGGACGCGGCGGAGCCCGCCGCGGAACCGGCGGAGCCGCGGTCCTGA
- a CDS encoding winged helix-turn-helix domain-containing protein: MASRTLEQTVPAHRPKPRGATPGVLGLDSLPLPDVPPDQNGGEVVLGTVALGDGTPMLLVGRFLDPADAHPPQASRDSVLHIDREAWQVTVDGRRVELTHQEFALLDLLVSTPGRVFSRTELMRLAWRSPAKPHTRTVDVHVSRLRRKLGPPGARLHSVRSVGYTYRPEDPSGASAARGTPGAAPAPRTPGRPGPEHAAGLRR; this comes from the coding sequence ATGGCCAGCCGAACCCTCGAACAGACGGTCCCCGCCCACCGCCCGAAGCCCCGCGGCGCGACGCCGGGCGTCCTCGGGCTCGACTCCCTCCCGCTGCCCGACGTCCCCCCGGACCAGAACGGCGGCGAGGTCGTCCTCGGCACCGTGGCACTCGGCGACGGAACCCCGATGCTGCTGGTCGGCCGCTTCCTCGACCCCGCCGATGCGCACCCCCCGCAGGCCTCGCGCGACAGCGTCCTGCACATCGACCGGGAGGCCTGGCAGGTCACGGTGGACGGCCGGCGGGTCGAGCTCACCCACCAGGAGTTCGCTCTGCTGGACCTGCTGGTCTCCACGCCCGGCCGGGTGTTCTCCCGCACCGAGCTGATGCGGCTGGCCTGGCGTTCGCCCGCCAAGCCGCACACCCGCACGGTCGACGTGCACGTCTCCCGGCTGCGCCGCAAACTCGGCCCGCCCGGCGCCCGGCTGCACTCGGTGCGCAGCGTCGGCTACACCTACCGCCCGGAGGACCCCTCCGGCGCCTCCGCGGCGCGCGGAACGCCCGGAGCGGCGCCCGCCCCGCGCACCCCGGGCCGCCCCGGACCGGAGCACGCGGCGGGCCTCCGCCGGTAG
- a CDS encoding LLM class flavin-dependent oxidoreductase, with protein MTGTASPAAELHIGAAIDGTGAHPASWRLAGIPPADLFTAGHYAGLAAEAERGTLDFVALDDGMALQSDREDRLRGRLDALLALAAAAPPTERVGLVPTVTTTHTEPFHVSKAVATLDHVSLGRAGWRAEVSRTREEADAFGRRPAAPPPELWTEAAAVMDAAGRLWDSWDDDAEIRDAATGRFIDRDRLHYIDYEGPGWSVRGPSITPRPPQGRPPVLVRISDAHSLAAAAVHADAVIVRPSTVGAARAIRARIREAAAGAGRDPGEVRVLAEAVVLLEAHEEAALERRSRLDALDPDPGGGLDHTGTPSGLADLFEEWARFGAADGFLVRPAVLPDDLSAFVDGVVPRLRERGLFRRSYRADTLRGHLGLARPAGRYARR; from the coding sequence GTGACCGGTACCGCGTCCCCGGCGGCCGAGCTGCACATCGGGGCGGCCATCGACGGAACGGGAGCGCACCCCGCCTCCTGGCGCCTGGCCGGCATACCGCCGGCGGACCTGTTCACCGCCGGGCACTACGCCGGGCTGGCGGCCGAGGCCGAGCGCGGCACCCTCGACTTCGTCGCGCTGGACGACGGGATGGCCCTGCAGAGCGACCGGGAGGACCGGCTCCGTGGCCGGCTCGACGCGCTGCTCGCGCTGGCCGCCGCGGCCCCGCCGACCGAGCGCGTCGGGCTGGTGCCGACCGTCACCACCACGCACACCGAGCCCTTCCACGTTTCCAAGGCCGTCGCCACCCTGGACCACGTCAGCCTGGGCCGGGCCGGGTGGCGCGCCGAGGTCTCCCGCACCCGGGAGGAGGCCGACGCCTTCGGCCGGCGCCCCGCCGCGCCGCCGCCGGAGCTGTGGACCGAGGCGGCGGCGGTGATGGACGCGGCCGGCCGGCTCTGGGACAGCTGGGACGACGACGCGGAGATCCGCGACGCGGCCACCGGCCGGTTCATCGACCGGGACCGGCTGCACTACATCGACTACGAAGGGCCGGGCTGGTCGGTCAGGGGGCCCTCCATCACACCGCGGCCGCCGCAGGGCCGCCCGCCGGTCCTGGTCCGCATCTCCGACGCGCACTCCCTGGCCGCCGCCGCGGTGCACGCCGACGCGGTGATCGTGCGGCCGTCCACCGTCGGCGCCGCCCGCGCGATCCGGGCCCGAATCCGGGAGGCCGCGGCCGGCGCGGGGCGCGACCCCGGAGAGGTCCGCGTGCTGGCCGAGGCGGTCGTCCTGCTGGAGGCGCACGAGGAGGCCGCTCTGGAGCGGCGGTCCCGGCTGGACGCCCTCGACCCCGACCCGGGCGGCGGCCTCGACCACACCGGGACGCCGTCCGGCCTCGCCGACCTGTTCGAGGAGTGGGCCCGGTTCGGCGCCGCCGACGGCTTCCTGGTCCGCCCGGCGGTGCTCCCCGACGACCTGTCCGCCTTCGTCGACGGGGTCGTCCCGCGGTTGCGCGAACGCGGCCTCTTCCGGCGCTCCTACCGCGCCGACACCCTCCGCGGCCACCTCGGGCTGGCCCGCCCGGCCGGCCGCTACGCCCGGCGATGA
- a CDS encoding NtaA/DmoA family FMN-dependent monooxygenase (This protein belongs to a clade of FMN-dependent monooxygenases, within a broader family of flavin-dependent oxidoreductases, the luciferase-like monooxygenase (LMM) family, some of whose members use coenzyme F420 rather than FMN.) — protein MSRPRKQIRLAAHFPGVNNTTVWTDPASGSQIDFSSFTHLARTAERGRFDFFFLAEGLRLCEHRGRIHDLDVVGRPDTLAVLAALAAVTRRLGLAGTLSATFNEPHELARQLATLDHLSGGRAAWNVVTSSDAFTGENFRRGGYLAHADRYERAASFLQAARKLWDGWEPDALPGDREAGVFARESGIGRVVHEDRFFRIAARPTAPRSPQGHPVVIQAGDSAQGREFAASAAEVVFSRHGGLEAGRAFYADVKARLAAYGRAPGELLIMPAATAVVGDTPREAEEKAREIRRKQVSGRTALLVLEQVWGRDLSGLDPDGPLPADDPDPEGGSISQGRVRRTDDPVGLARTWRALAEEKGLSIRELVIETTSRQTFVGTPEQVAAAIDEHVQTDACDGFVLVPHLTPGGLDEFVDRVVPVLQERGAFRTDYTGTTLRENLGLPARTPAPLPG, from the coding sequence ATGAGCAGGCCGCGCAAGCAGATCCGGCTGGCCGCGCACTTCCCCGGCGTCAACAACACCACGGTCTGGACCGACCCGGCCTCCGGGAGCCAGATCGACTTCTCCTCCTTCACCCACCTGGCCCGGACCGCCGAGCGCGGGCGGTTCGACTTCTTCTTCCTCGCCGAAGGGCTGCGGCTCTGCGAGCACCGGGGCCGGATCCACGACCTGGACGTCGTCGGCCGGCCCGACACGCTCGCCGTGCTGGCCGCGCTGGCGGCGGTCACCCGCCGCCTGGGGCTGGCCGGCACGCTCAGCGCGACCTTCAACGAGCCCCACGAGCTGGCCCGGCAGCTGGCCACCCTGGACCACCTCAGCGGCGGCCGCGCCGCATGGAACGTGGTCACCTCCTCCGACGCCTTCACCGGGGAGAACTTCCGGCGCGGCGGCTACCTCGCGCACGCCGACCGCTACGAGCGGGCGGCCTCGTTCCTGCAGGCGGCCCGCAAGCTGTGGGACGGCTGGGAGCCCGACGCCCTGCCGGGAGACCGGGAGGCCGGGGTGTTCGCCCGGGAGTCCGGCATCGGGCGGGTCGTGCACGAGGACCGGTTCTTCCGCATCGCCGCGCGGCCGACCGCGCCGCGCTCCCCGCAGGGCCACCCGGTGGTCATCCAGGCCGGCGACTCGGCGCAGGGCCGCGAGTTCGCCGCCTCCGCCGCCGAGGTGGTCTTCTCCCGGCACGGCGGCCTGGAGGCGGGACGGGCCTTCTACGCCGACGTCAAGGCGCGGCTGGCCGCCTACGGGCGCGCCCCCGGCGAGCTGCTGATCATGCCCGCCGCGACCGCGGTGGTCGGCGACACCCCGCGGGAGGCCGAGGAGAAGGCGCGCGAGATCCGGCGCAAGCAGGTCAGCGGGCGGACCGCACTGCTCGTGCTGGAACAGGTGTGGGGCCGGGACCTGTCCGGCCTCGACCCCGACGGGCCGCTGCCCGCGGACGACCCCGACCCGGAGGGCGGATCCATCTCCCAGGGGCGGGTGCGCCGCACCGACGATCCGGTCGGCCTGGCCCGCACGTGGCGGGCCCTGGCCGAGGAGAAGGGGCTGAGCATCCGCGAGCTGGTCATCGAGACGACGTCCCGGCAGACCTTCGTCGGCACGCCGGAGCAGGTGGCCGCGGCGATCGACGAGCACGTGCAGACCGACGCCTGCGACGGGTTCGTCCTCGTCCCGCACCTCACCCCGGGCGGCCTGGACGAGTTCGTCGACCGGGTGGTTCCCGTCCTCCAGGAGCGCGGGGCCTTCCGGACCGACTACACCGGAACCACCCTGCGGGAGAACCTCGGCCTGCCGGCCCGGACCCCGGCGCCCCTGCCCGGCTGA
- a CDS encoding rhodanese-like domain-containing protein has protein sequence MSTARPGSAEAPPGGSAVDAALARARARIDRLTPAQAHRAQQEGALLVDTRPEPYRAAEGSIPGAVVIERNVLEWRLDPTGPDRIPEADRADRPVVVFCNEGYASSLAAAQLRELGLTAAADLAGGFRAWKREGLPVDP, from the coding sequence GTGAGCACCGCCCGGCCCGGCAGCGCGGAGGCACCGCCCGGGGGCAGCGCCGTCGACGCCGCCCTGGCCCGGGCGCGCGCCCGGATCGACCGGCTCACCCCGGCCCAGGCGCACCGCGCCCAGCAGGAGGGGGCGCTGCTGGTGGACACCCGCCCGGAGCCCTACCGGGCGGCCGAGGGGTCGATCCCGGGCGCGGTGGTGATCGAGCGCAACGTCCTGGAGTGGCGCCTCGACCCCACCGGCCCGGACCGCATCCCCGAGGCCGACCGCGCGGACCGGCCCGTCGTGGTCTTCTGCAACGAGGGGTACGCCTCCAGCCTGGCCGCCGCCCAGCTGCGCGAACTCGGCCTGACCGCGGCCGCCGACCTCGCCGGCGGCTTCCGCGCCTGGAAGCGGGAGGGCCTGCCGGTCGACCCCTGA
- a CDS encoding cysteine dioxygenase: MTTTDDVRPAGPDTAPAPTPLTLARLRELTAEIAAEVREGLHAVHFDSENRWAVRLRGDDHTDVWLISWTRDQSTELHDHAGSLGALTVVSGTLTERYWRPGEGLRERTLETGGGAGFPLGHVHDVVNTEEAPAVSVHAYSPPLTAMSYYEAGPDGALRRTRSVLTDDPEPDATTLERIPSREAP, from the coding sequence ATGACCACCACCGACGACGTCCGGCCGGCCGGGCCGGACACCGCCCCGGCGCCCACGCCCCTGACGCTCGCGCGGCTGCGCGAGCTGACCGCCGAGATCGCCGCCGAGGTGCGCGAAGGGCTGCACGCCGTGCACTTCGACAGCGAGAACCGGTGGGCCGTCCGCCTGCGCGGCGACGACCACACGGACGTGTGGCTGATCAGCTGGACCCGGGACCAGTCCACCGAGCTGCACGACCACGCCGGGTCGCTGGGCGCCCTGACCGTGGTCTCCGGCACCCTCACCGAGCGCTACTGGCGGCCGGGCGAAGGGCTGCGCGAGCGCACCCTGGAGACCGGCGGCGGCGCCGGGTTCCCGCTGGGCCACGTGCACGACGTGGTCAACACCGAGGAGGCCCCGGCGGTCAGCGTGCACGCCTACTCGCCGCCGCTGACCGCGATGTCCTACTACGAGGCCGGGCCGGACGGCGCGCTGCGCCGGACCCGCAGCGTCCTCACCGACGACCCCGAGCCCGACGCCACCACCCTGGAGCGCATCCCCTCCCGGGAGGCGCCGTGA
- a CDS encoding LLM class flavin-dependent oxidoreductase — protein MALTFHWFLPTQGDSRGIVGGGHGVAVDSAWRTRDPEPRYLEQVARAAEQLGFEGVLTPTGAWCEDAWLTTASLLRATERLRFLVAFRPGLLSPTLAAQMAATYQRLSGGRLLLNVVTGGESAEQRTHGDFLDKEQRYARTDEFLAIVDRLWRGETVDFAGEHLSVQGAALHRPPEPRPPLYFGGSSPAALRVAAARVDTYLTWGEPPGAVADKIDRVSALAARNGRTLEYGIRLHVISRDTAEEAWAEADRLLAHLDDATVASVQAGLARSESEGQRRMLDLHGGRREDLEIYPNLWAGVGLARGGAGTALVGSHREVADRIEEYHRLGLTEFILSGYPHLEEAYWFGEGVLPILRERGLWNPPGQAAAAPSAAPAVPFADRSAEPAGTDPVPAAPAS, from the coding sequence ATGGCACTGACGTTCCACTGGTTCCTGCCCACCCAAGGCGACAGCCGGGGCATCGTCGGCGGAGGCCACGGTGTGGCGGTGGACTCGGCCTGGCGCACCCGCGACCCCGAGCCCCGCTACCTGGAGCAGGTCGCCCGCGCCGCCGAGCAGCTCGGCTTCGAGGGGGTGCTCACCCCCACCGGCGCGTGGTGCGAGGACGCCTGGCTGACCACGGCCTCCCTGCTGCGGGCGACCGAGCGGCTCAGGTTCCTGGTGGCGTTCCGCCCCGGCCTGCTCTCCCCGACCCTGGCCGCCCAGATGGCCGCCACCTACCAGCGGCTCAGCGGCGGCCGGCTGCTGCTCAACGTGGTCACCGGAGGGGAGAGCGCCGAGCAGCGCACGCACGGCGACTTCCTCGACAAGGAGCAGCGCTACGCCCGCACCGACGAGTTCCTGGCCATCGTCGACCGGCTGTGGCGCGGCGAGACCGTCGACTTCGCCGGCGAGCACCTGAGCGTGCAGGGAGCCGCCCTGCACCGGCCGCCCGAACCGCGGCCCCCGCTCTACTTCGGCGGCTCCTCCCCGGCCGCGCTGCGGGTCGCCGCCGCCCGGGTCGACACCTACCTGACCTGGGGCGAGCCGCCCGGCGCCGTCGCCGACAAGATCGACCGGGTCTCCGCGCTGGCCGCCCGGAACGGCCGCACCCTGGAGTACGGGATCAGGCTGCACGTCATCTCCCGGGACACCGCGGAGGAGGCCTGGGCCGAAGCGGACCGGCTGCTGGCGCACCTGGACGACGCGACCGTCGCCTCGGTCCAGGCCGGGCTGGCGCGCAGCGAGTCCGAAGGGCAGCGCCGCATGCTCGACCTGCACGGCGGCCGCCGCGAGGACCTGGAGATCTACCCCAACCTGTGGGCCGGCGTCGGGCTGGCCCGCGGCGGCGCCGGCACCGCGCTGGTGGGCAGCCACCGAGAGGTCGCCGACCGGATCGAGGAGTACCACCGCCTCGGCCTCACCGAGTTCATCCTCTCCGGCTACCCGCACCTGGAGGAGGCCTACTGGTTCGGCGAGGGCGTCCTGCCGATCCTGCGCGAGCGCGGCCTGTGGAACCCGCCCGGCCAGGCGGCCGCGGCGCCGAGCGCCGCCCCCGCCGTCCCGTTCGCCGACCGCTCCGCCGAGCCGGCCGGAACCGACCCCGTGCCGGCAGCGCCGGCGAGCTGA